One genomic window of [Clostridium] scindens ATCC 35704 includes the following:
- the yqeB gene encoding selenium-dependent molybdenum cofactor biosynthesis protein YqeB: MKILIKGAGDLATGIAARLHACGYKIVMTEIAVPLTVRRSVAFSRAVYEEEAQVEDAWAVLVQDMEGAGAVLEEGRIAVIVDETAGIRESYRPEVVIDAVMAKRNIGTCITDAPLVIGIGPGFTAGEDCHFVIETKRGHDLGRVIAKGCAIPDTGVPGEIGGYASERLIRAQADGIMEPCAMIGDVVEKGQKVAETGRAAVYAEMTGIVRGMLQPGVKVTKGLKIGDIDARQCREYCETISDKARSIGGGVLEAVTRYERQKYEWGSRYAIILLAAGSSVRYGANKLLEETGGMPMYQHMLKALSTFPALHRIVVSRYPEILEDAERLGMQAVVNRQPALGISHSLILGLQEAIAENTDLKGVLFAVCDQPGLKADTISRLLRKAQENPGKIVCAGRKGRPGNPVVWDQRYFKELLGLAGDTGGRQVMKNYPGDILVLETAEGELWDIDRKEDMTQ, translated from the coding sequence ATGAAGATCTTGATAAAGGGCGCGGGGGATCTGGCCACAGGAATTGCGGCGAGGCTGCATGCGTGCGGTTATAAGATAGTGATGACAGAGATAGCGGTTCCTCTTACTGTGCGAAGATCTGTTGCATTTTCCAGGGCGGTCTATGAAGAAGAGGCCCAGGTGGAAGATGCGTGGGCAGTCCTGGTGCAGGATATGGAAGGAGCCGGGGCCGTGCTGGAAGAAGGAAGGATAGCGGTGATCGTGGATGAGACTGCCGGCATTCGGGAATCGTATCGGCCGGAAGTGGTGATCGATGCGGTGATGGCAAAGCGAAACATAGGAACCTGCATCACGGATGCGCCTTTGGTCATCGGAATCGGCCCGGGATTTACCGCAGGAGAGGACTGCCACTTTGTCATTGAGACGAAGCGGGGGCACGATCTTGGACGGGTGATCGCGAAAGGTTGCGCTATCCCCGATACGGGCGTGCCAGGAGAGATCGGAGGATATGCGTCCGAACGGCTGATAAGGGCCCAGGCGGACGGAATCATGGAGCCTTGCGCCATGATCGGCGATGTGGTGGAAAAAGGACAGAAGGTGGCAGAGACAGGCCGCGCCGCGGTATATGCCGAGATGACGGGAATTGTCCGGGGAATGCTGCAGCCGGGCGTGAAAGTGACAAAGGGATTAAAGATCGGCGATATTGACGCGCGCCAGTGCCGGGAGTATTGCGAGACCATATCGGATAAGGCGAGGAGCATCGGCGGAGGCGTGCTGGAGGCAGTGACGAGGTACGAGCGGCAGAAATATGAATGGGGCAGCAGGTATGCCATCATCCTTCTGGCTGCCGGAAGCAGTGTCAGGTATGGCGCCAACAAGTTGCTTGAGGAGACGGGAGGCATGCCCATGTATCAGCATATGCTGAAGGCCTTAAGCACGTTTCCGGCCCTCCATAGGATTGTGGTGAGCCGCTATCCTGAGATTCTTGAGGATGCCGAAAGGCTGGGCATGCAGGCGGTTGTGAATCGGCAGCCCGCACTTGGCATTTCCCATTCCCTGATCCTGGGGCTTCAGGAAGCCATAGCGGAAAATACGGATCTGAAAGGCGTCCTGTTTGCCGTGTGCGACCAGCCGGGACTTAAGGCCGATACCATCAGCCGTCTGCTGCGAAAGGCACAGGAGAATCCAGGGAAGATCGTGTGCGCGGGAAGGAAGGGAAGGCCCGGGAATCCTGTAGTCTGGGATCAGAGATACTTTAAGGAATTGCTTGGCCTTGCCGGAGATACCGGAGGGCGCCAGGTAATGAAAAATTATCCCGGAGACATCCTGGTATTGGAGACGGCGGAGGGAGAACTGTGGGATATAGACAGGAAAGAAGATATGACCCAGTAG
- the xdh gene encoding selenium-dependent xanthine dehydrogenase — protein MYRLHINGQIYETETDKKLIRYLRDDLRLTSVKDGCSEGACGTCTLIVDGKATRACIPMVSKMEGKKILTVEGLSQREKDVYGYAFAKAGAVQCGFCIPGMVMCAKALLDANPTPDRLEVIAAIRNNVCRCTGYKKIIEAILLSARILREGLPVKEEQGKVPVGMAMQRIDAREKVLGTGEYPDDVYLDGMIYASAVRSKYPRARVLAIHTEKARELQGVVGVFTANDIPGDIKVGHLKQDWDALIPVGGMTHYLGDAICLVAAESMEVLKEAKSLVEVDYEVQDGVFDPFEALKEGAPKVHESGNILAHEHLIRGDAGQAIAGAKYKVTNHYETPWTEHAFLEPETAVAMPFDDGVFIYSTDQGTYDTQHECSLMLGLPKEKIIVENKLVGGGFGGKEDVTVQHHAALVAYLTKRIVKVKLTRKESILIHPKRHPMWIDVTTACDEEGYLVGMKAKVVSDTGAYASLGGPVLQRACTHAAGPYNFQNIDIDGTAVYTNNPPAGAFRGFGVTQTCFASEMNLNQLAELVGISPWEIRYRNAIRPGQVLPNGQIADASTAVAETLEAVKDIYDSEPYAGIACAMKNAGVGVGLPDWGRCRLLVKGGKVQIHTGASCIGQGLGSVLVQVLSETTGLTLDEIEYCRPNTSMAPDSGTTSGSRQTLVTGEAARRAALKLCEDLKEHSLSGLEGKEYYGEYLAKTDKMGADVPNPVSHVAYGYATQLCALNEDGTVKKMAAAHALGKAVNPLSVEGQIEGGVVMGMGFALTEKFPLEEGMPKAKFGTLGLFKADKVPELQSIIVEKPGIEEAYGAIGIGEITSIPTAPAIAGAYYRWNGKFQTQLPLEGTPYKK, from the coding sequence ATGTATCGGTTACATATAAATGGACAAATCTATGAGACGGAGACGGATAAGAAGCTTATCCGGTACTTAAGGGATGACCTTCGCCTGACATCGGTAAAAGACGGATGCAGCGAGGGCGCATGCGGCACATGCACGTTGATTGTGGACGGGAAGGCCACAAGGGCATGTATTCCGATGGTGTCAAAGATGGAAGGGAAGAAGATTCTTACGGTGGAAGGATTAAGCCAGCGGGAAAAGGACGTATATGGCTATGCATTTGCCAAGGCAGGGGCCGTACAGTGCGGGTTCTGCATCCCGGGCATGGTCATGTGCGCCAAGGCTCTGCTGGATGCGAACCCGACTCCTGACAGGCTGGAAGTCATAGCGGCAATCCGTAATAATGTCTGTCGGTGCACCGGCTATAAGAAGATCATTGAGGCGATTCTTTTAAGCGCCCGGATCTTAAGAGAAGGTCTGCCGGTGAAAGAAGAGCAGGGAAAGGTTCCTGTGGGAATGGCCATGCAGAGGATCGACGCGCGAGAAAAGGTGCTGGGGACGGGGGAATACCCGGATGACGTCTATCTGGATGGCATGATCTACGCAAGCGCGGTCAGATCCAAGTATCCCAGGGCCCGGGTGCTGGCGATTCATACAGAGAAGGCCAGAGAACTGCAAGGGGTCGTAGGCGTATTTACCGCCAATGACATTCCCGGCGATATCAAGGTGGGCCATCTGAAGCAGGATTGGGATGCCCTGATCCCGGTAGGAGGAATGACTCATTATCTGGGGGATGCCATCTGCCTGGTGGCAGCGGAAAGCATGGAAGTGCTGAAAGAGGCGAAGAGCCTGGTGGAAGTGGACTATGAAGTGCAGGATGGGGTATTCGACCCATTCGAGGCCCTTAAAGAAGGCGCTCCAAAGGTTCATGAAAGCGGAAATATATTGGCCCATGAACATCTGATAAGGGGAGACGCAGGCCAGGCAATCGCCGGGGCAAAGTATAAGGTGACCAATCATTATGAGACCCCCTGGACAGAACACGCCTTCCTGGAGCCGGAGACAGCGGTGGCAATGCCTTTTGACGACGGGGTATTCATCTACTCTACAGACCAGGGAACCTATGACACGCAGCATGAGTGCTCCTTGATGCTGGGCCTTCCCAAGGAAAAGATCATTGTGGAAAATAAACTGGTGGGAGGCGGATTCGGCGGCAAGGAAGACGTGACCGTGCAGCACCATGCGGCGCTGGTCGCCTATCTGACCAAGCGGATCGTGAAGGTGAAGCTGACCAGGAAAGAGAGCATCCTGATTCATCCGAAGCGTCATCCTATGTGGATCGATGTGACTACCGCCTGTGACGAAGAGGGATACCTGGTGGGGATGAAAGCAAAAGTAGTGTCAGATACTGGCGCTTACGCATCCCTTGGCGGGCCGGTGCTCCAGCGGGCCTGTACCCATGCGGCCGGACCATATAACTTCCAGAACATAGACATCGACGGCACGGCAGTCTATACCAATAACCCTCCGGCAGGGGCATTTCGTGGATTCGGCGTGACCCAGACCTGCTTTGCGTCGGAGATGAATCTGAACCAGCTGGCGGAATTGGTGGGCATCTCGCCATGGGAGATCCGCTACCGCAATGCGATCCGTCCGGGACAGGTGCTGCCAAATGGCCAGATTGCGGATGCTTCCACAGCGGTGGCGGAGACTCTGGAAGCGGTAAAAGACATCTATGACAGCGAGCCTTATGCCGGAATCGCCTGTGCGATGAAGAATGCGGGCGTGGGCGTAGGACTGCCGGACTGGGGACGATGCCGCCTGCTGGTCAAGGGAGGGAAGGTTCAGATTCATACCGGCGCTTCCTGCATCGGGCAGGGACTAGGCAGCGTGTTGGTGCAGGTGCTATCGGAAACCACAGGCCTTACGCTTGACGAGATCGAATATTGCAGGCCGAATACTTCCATGGCTCCGGATTCCGGCACCACATCCGGCTCCAGGCAGACACTGGTAACTGGAGAGGCAGCCAGGCGGGCGGCCTTGAAACTGTGCGAGGACCTAAAAGAGCATAGCCTGAGTGGGCTGGAAGGAAAGGAATATTATGGAGAGTATCTGGCAAAGACGGATAAGATGGGGGCGGACGTGCCAAACCCGGTATCCCATGTGGCTTACGGATATGCCACCCAGCTATGCGCGCTGAATGAGGACGGAACCGTGAAGAAGATGGCGGCGGCCCATGCCCTTGGCAAGGCGGTCAATCCGCTGAGCGTGGAAGGCCAGATTGAAGGCGGCGTGGTCATGGGCATGGGATTCGCCCTGACGGAGAAGTTCCCTCTGGAAGAGGGAATGCCGAAGGCCAAATTCGGAACCCTGGGGCTGTTCAAAGCGGATAAGGTCCCAGAGTTACAGTCTATTATTGTAGAGAAGCCGGGCATCGAGGAGGCATACGGGGCAATCGGAATCGGAGAGATCACCTCCATTCCGACGGCGCCGGCCATAGCCGGGGCATATTACAGATGGAACGGCAAGTTCCAGACGCAATTGCCTTTGGAAGGAACGCCCTATAAGAAATGA
- a CDS encoding DUF975 family protein, whose product MWTREQLKRNGKFAFQRNYWPCVGVAFIMTVVSAVFSVGSSWGNRRYSISATNYYNSGHHLFSHSYTRYFPRIGAAMGIVILLVALLVALLRIFIGNLLEVGGKRFFILNKNGAPDVATIFDGFKSGHYGNIVLTIFLRDLFISLWTLLLVIPGIVKIYEYLMVPYILAENPAMDRKSAFAISKRMMDGEKLKAFELTLSFLGWYFLSLITCGIVGIFYVNPYAEATMAELYAYNKAKAFQEGYIR is encoded by the coding sequence ATGTGGACTAGAGAACAATTGAAGAGGAATGGAAAGTTTGCTTTTCAGAGAAATTACTGGCCTTGCGTTGGCGTAGCCTTTATTATGACGGTGGTGTCAGCGGTCTTCAGCGTAGGCAGTTCCTGGGGAAACCGGAGATATTCGATATCTGCCACCAATTATTATAACAGCGGCCATCATCTTTTCAGTCACAGCTATACCAGATATTTCCCCAGGATCGGGGCGGCAATGGGCATCGTCATATTGCTGGTGGCTCTGCTTGTCGCGCTGCTTCGGATATTTATAGGGAACCTTCTGGAAGTCGGCGGCAAGCGTTTCTTTATATTGAATAAGAATGGAGCCCCGGATGTGGCCACCATATTTGACGGATTCAAGTCCGGACATTATGGGAATATCGTGCTGACAATATTTCTGAGGGACCTGTTTATATCCCTATGGACTCTGCTTTTAGTAATTCCGGGAATTGTCAAGATTTATGAGTATCTTATGGTGCCTTATATCCTGGCAGAGAATCCGGCAATGGATAGAAAATCGGCTTTTGCGATCAGCAAGCGGATGATGGATGGGGAAAAACTGAAGGCATTTGAACTTACGCTTTCTTTTCTGGGCTGGTACTTCCTATCCCTGATCACTTGCGGGATAGTGGGGATCTTCTATGTGAATCCATATGCGGAGGCAACAATGGCGGAACTGTATGCCTATAATAAGGCAAAGGCATTCCAGGAAGGATATATCAGGTAG
- the ade gene encoding adenine deaminase: MELERYRLCAEAAKKNAKAELVLKNANVVNVFTGEVIKGDVAIAEGIVVGVGQFEGIEERDMEGKYLCPGFIDSHLHLESTLVTPSELIGQAVQCGTTTYIVDPHESANVSGAAGIDYILEQTENVKANVYVMMPSCVPSTEFDDNGCEFTADKMKPYLDHPRILGLGEVMDYVSVVSGDARMHEKLELFQGRTLDGHAPGLGDEDMAAYAMAGIATDHECTDFDYALKERRLGMQILIREGSAARNLEAIVKGIVEHGISTEGFCFCTDDKHIEEIQKDGHINYNVKKAVELGIPAVQAIQMATVNAAKCYGLRHIGAIAPGYQADIVVLDDLCSMNVSEVFFKGRKVGRNELDKRRECPSGLKHTIHLKNFSKECLKLPLQGKRAHVIQMEEGQITTKDLVCRVPGEKEFEANGEFNKIAVIKRHKGTGRTGVGILAGFGLHGGAIASSVSHDSHNIIVVGDNDEDMELAVNELVRTQGGYTIVENGAVSMTLALPIMGLMSDAGYENVNAMLKKMLVKAHQMGVPEAMEPFITLSFMALPVIPELRITPRGLFSVSEFCLLDTIRNGEDNGN; this comes from the coding sequence ATGGAACTGGAAAGATACCGCCTGTGCGCAGAGGCGGCAAAGAAGAATGCGAAGGCAGAACTTGTGCTTAAGAATGCAAATGTGGTCAATGTATTTACCGGAGAAGTCATCAAAGGGGATGTGGCTATAGCAGAGGGCATCGTCGTGGGCGTGGGCCAATTTGAAGGAATTGAGGAAAGAGATATGGAGGGAAAATATCTCTGTCCGGGATTCATCGACAGCCATCTCCATCTGGAGTCTACGCTGGTGACGCCTTCCGAACTGATCGGCCAGGCGGTGCAGTGCGGCACCACGACCTATATTGTGGATCCCCATGAATCTGCCAATGTTTCAGGGGCGGCGGGAATTGACTATATACTGGAACAGACCGAGAATGTCAAGGCGAATGTGTATGTGATGATGCCTTCCTGCGTGCCGTCTACGGAATTTGATGATAATGGATGTGAATTTACGGCCGATAAGATGAAGCCTTATCTTGATCATCCCCGGATACTCGGCCTTGGGGAAGTGATGGATTATGTATCCGTGGTAAGCGGGGATGCCAGAATGCATGAGAAACTGGAACTATTCCAAGGGAGGACATTGGATGGCCATGCGCCAGGGCTTGGCGACGAGGATATGGCAGCGTATGCAATGGCCGGAATCGCTACAGATCATGAATGCACGGACTTTGATTATGCGCTGAAAGAACGACGCTTAGGCATGCAGATCTTAATCCGGGAAGGCAGCGCCGCCAGGAATCTGGAGGCAATCGTGAAGGGAATCGTAGAGCATGGAATCAGTACGGAAGGCTTCTGCTTCTGCACGGACGACAAGCATATAGAGGAGATTCAAAAAGATGGGCATATTAATTATAACGTTAAGAAGGCCGTGGAATTAGGCATCCCTGCCGTACAGGCAATCCAGATGGCCACGGTCAATGCGGCAAAATGCTATGGGCTTAGGCATATCGGGGCGATTGCGCCGGGATATCAGGCCGACATCGTGGTGCTGGATGATCTATGCAGCATGAATGTCAGCGAAGTGTTCTTTAAAGGGAGGAAAGTAGGCAGGAATGAACTGGATAAGAGAAGAGAATGCCCGAGTGGATTGAAGCACACGATACATCTGAAGAACTTCTCAAAAGAATGCCTGAAACTTCCGCTGCAAGGGAAGCGTGCGCATGTCATCCAGATGGAGGAAGGGCAGATCACCACGAAGGATCTTGTATGCCGGGTTCCGGGAGAGAAGGAGTTCGAGGCAAACGGAGAATTCAATAAGATTGCCGTGATCAAGCGGCATAAGGGAACCGGCAGAACCGGAGTCGGCATCCTGGCCGGGTTCGGGCTTCACGGCGGAGCCATCGCTTCCAGCGTCTCCCATGATTCCCACAACATCATCGTCGTAGGAGATAATGATGAGGATATGGAACTGGCGGTCAATGAACTGGTACGCACCCAAGGTGGCTATACCATCGTTGAGAATGGAGCGGTGTCTATGACGCTGGCGCTTCCGATCATGGGGCTTATGAGCGACGCAGGATATGAAAATGTTAATGCCATGCTTAAGAAGATGCTGGTGAAGGCACATCAGATGGGCGTTCCGGAAGCTATGGAGCCATTTATAACCCTGTCTTTCATGGCTCTCCCGGTGATACCGGAACTGCGGATCACGCCAAGGGGACTATTTAGCGTCTCCGAGTTTTGCCTGCTTGATACAATTAGGAATGGAGAAGATAATGGCAATTAA
- a CDS encoding alpha/beta hydrolase, which translates to MAINRSMRMVLKALSFDGIEVEASRHLANLKAIDPMKIFYRTMDYKIYNDDYEIPVRIYLPREKETEGLPVMLFFHGGGWVTESIDNYERICARMAEATNHIVVSVGYRLAPEYKFPTGLNDCYAVAKAVYTNRFILEVDPERITLIGDSAGGNLAAALSLMARDKGEFLPKRQILIYPATYCDYGENTPFCSVRENGSDYLLTAGKMQDYINLYASCEEDKRNKYFAPLRERDFSNQPKTLILTAEYDPLRDEGEAYGRRLANAGNEVEIHRIKDALHGYFALGIKYYHVQESFEIINQFLRED; encoded by the coding sequence ATGGCAATTAACAGATCAATGAGAATGGTTCTTAAAGCACTGTCGTTTGACGGAATAGAGGTAGAGGCTTCCCGGCATCTCGCGAATCTCAAAGCGATCGATCCTATGAAGATATTCTACCGTACCATGGATTATAAGATATATAATGATGACTATGAGATTCCGGTGAGGATCTATCTGCCAAGGGAAAAGGAGACGGAAGGCCTGCCAGTCATGCTGTTCTTCCACGGCGGCGGATGGGTGACCGAGAGCATCGATAATTATGAGCGCATCTGTGCCAGGATGGCGGAGGCCACGAACCATATCGTGGTATCCGTGGGCTATCGGCTGGCCCCGGAATATAAGTTTCCCACAGGCTTAAATGACTGCTATGCGGTGGCCAAGGCCGTGTATACGAATCGCTTCATACTGGAGGTGGATCCGGAACGGATTACGCTGATCGGAGACAGCGCGGGAGGAAATCTTGCGGCAGCGCTGTCGCTGATGGCAAGGGATAAGGGAGAGTTCCTGCCAAAGCGACAGATCTTGATCTATCCGGCTACGTACTGCGACTATGGGGAGAATACGCCTTTTTGCTCTGTGCGGGAGAATGGGAGCGACTATCTTCTGACAGCCGGAAAGATGCAGGATTACATCAATCTGTATGCTTCCTGCGAGGAAGATAAGAGAAATAAATATTTTGCGCCGCTAAGGGAGCGGGATTTTTCGAATCAGCCAAAGACATTGATCCTTACGGCAGAATATGATCCCCTCAGAGATGAAGGGGAAGCATACGGCAGGCGGCTTGCCAATGCCGGGAACGAAGTGGAGATCCACCGGATTAAGGACGCGCTCCATGGGTATTTTGCTCTTGGAATCAAGTATTACCATGTCCAGGAAAGTTTTGAGATTATCAATCAGTTTTTAAGGGAGGACTAG
- a CDS encoding DUF6320 domain-containing protein — protein MFQQKRAYWRNLDNAAKLFSATSSLKDTRVFRFYCILKEEIDPELLQEALNRTVKRYPVFLSVMRKGLFWHYLEKSELRPVIREEYKEPCSCLYVRDKKALLFEVTYYHNRINFEVFHALTDGTGATQFLRELVKNYLHLAHQEDGLADVILTDEKVTIRDQEDDSFSKYYNPDMKRSKKKKPHAYQIKKMRKEYDELRVIEGTASVKDVLAVSREKGVSMTVLLTAVYLCAIHEEMSRLQEKRPVILMVPVNLRKVFPSDSMLNFFGYIEPLHKFGEGRDEFSEILEEVKEYFDENLKKEQIARGMNELIAFEKNRILRWAPLELKNPCIKVGAKMAEKEVTAILSNMSTVRMPEEYTPYIERFGVFTSTPKVELCVCSFQDVLSFGFTSRYDSSNIQRNFYRILEELGIPSKIEKPDFPEEVRPNYEGMKFFKVFSFCCIAAVVIGIMGNVIFTPERYWAAFVAAGALSMWFALAVGYLKRHNLLKNAMWQLLVVTIGCILWDLCTGWHGWSVNYVLPGVCMIIQISMMIISKIQSHSPREYMIYYVMAAGYGILLPFILLLTRVITFTAPAVVCVGFSFLFLLALILFKGREFKEEMHKKLHV, from the coding sequence GTGTTTCAGCAAAAAAGAGCATATTGGAGGAATCTGGATAATGCAGCGAAGTTATTTTCCGCCACAAGCAGTCTGAAAGATACCCGGGTATTCCGGTTCTACTGCATATTGAAAGAAGAGATCGATCCAGAACTTTTGCAGGAGGCATTAAACCGGACGGTCAAACGATATCCGGTATTCCTGTCTGTCATGCGAAAGGGGCTGTTCTGGCATTACCTGGAAAAGAGCGAGTTAAGGCCGGTTATAAGAGAAGAGTACAAGGAGCCTTGCAGCTGCCTGTATGTAAGAGACAAGAAGGCGCTTCTGTTTGAGGTGACCTATTATCACAACCGGATTAATTTTGAAGTGTTCCACGCCTTGACGGACGGAACCGGGGCTACCCAGTTCCTGCGCGAATTGGTAAAGAATTACCTGCATCTCGCGCATCAGGAGGATGGCCTTGCAGATGTTATACTGACGGATGAGAAGGTTACGATACGCGATCAGGAAGACGATAGTTTCAGCAAATATTACAATCCAGATATGAAAAGGAGCAAAAAGAAAAAGCCGCATGCTTACCAGATAAAAAAGATGCGCAAAGAATATGATGAGTTACGCGTAATCGAAGGCACGGCATCGGTAAAAGATGTGCTTGCGGTATCCCGGGAAAAGGGCGTGTCTATGACGGTACTGCTTACGGCAGTCTATCTGTGCGCGATCCACGAGGAGATGTCCAGGCTTCAGGAAAAGCGGCCGGTAATATTGATGGTGCCGGTGAATCTGAGAAAGGTATTTCCATCGGATTCCATGTTGAACTTCTTCGGATATATTGAGCCGTTACACAAATTTGGCGAAGGCCGTGACGAATTTTCAGAGATATTGGAAGAAGTAAAAGAATATTTTGATGAAAATCTAAAAAAAGAACAGATTGCCCGTGGTATGAATGAATTAATCGCCTTTGAGAAGAATAGGATTCTTAGATGGGCGCCTCTTGAACTTAAGAATCCCTGTATAAAAGTGGGAGCAAAAATGGCGGAAAAGGAAGTGACAGCAATCCTTTCTAATATGAGCACGGTTAGGATGCCGGAGGAATATACGCCGTATATTGAGCGTTTCGGCGTCTTTACAAGCACGCCGAAGGTAGAATTGTGCGTCTGCTCGTTTCAGGACGTGCTTTCCTTTGGCTTCACGTCCCGATATGACAGTTCCAATATTCAGCGTAATTTTTACCGTATCTTGGAAGAACTGGGGATTCCCAGCAAGATTGAAAAGCCGGATTTCCCGGAAGAAGTGAGGCCGAATTATGAGGGAATGAAGTTTTTTAAGGTGTTCTCATTCTGCTGCATCGCGGCAGTTGTCATAGGAATAATGGGAAATGTCATATTTACGCCTGAAAGATACTGGGCAGCGTTTGTCGCGGCGGGGGCGCTTAGCATGTGGTTTGCCCTGGCTGTGGGATATCTGAAGCGGCATAACCTGCTTAAGAACGCCATGTGGCAGCTGCTTGTGGTGACGATTGGGTGCATCCTATGGGACTTGTGCACCGGATGGCATGGATGGTCGGTAAATTATGTGTTGCCGGGCGTCTGCATGATCATCCAGATCTCCATGATGATCATATCAAAGATTCAATCCCATTCGCCGCGGGAGTATATGATTTATTATGTCATGGCAGCGGGATATGGAATTCTTCTTCCGTTCATACTATTATTGACAAGGGTCATCACGTTTACTGCCCCGGCGGTGGTGTGCGTGGGATTCAGCTTCTTATTCCTGCTTGCGCTTATCCTGTTTAAGGGACGGGAGTTCAAGGAAGAGATGCATAAGAAGTTGCATGTATAA